The genomic segment TAATGAGTAAATTCATTTCATTAATAAGGAAAGTCCAATGAACAATAATGATAATTATGTAATTGACTGAGATAAATATTTCATGTCACTAGCCAAACTAAGTGCGATGCGATCAAAAGATCCCTCAACTAAAGTTGGCGCTTGCATTGTTAATACCAAAAATTACATTGTATCTTTAGGATATAACGGAATGCCAACTAGCTTTAACAATACCAAAATTAATAATGACACGCAATTTCCCTGAGATCGTCCTAGCAACAAAGATGATATTATTAACTCAAAATATACTTATGTCGTTCATGCTGAGCAGAATGCGATTATTAACGCTAATATCACAAGCAGTCACATTGAGCCAGGATCGACTTTGTATGTAACGCATTCACCATGTGCGATGTGTGCTAAATTAGTAGTACAATCTAAAATTAAAAAAGTAGTCTATGCCGAAGCTTATCGCTCAGAAGCTGATGAATTTAAAGCGTCGCAGTTGATTTTGACAACTTTTGGGGTTGAGATTGTCAA from the Metamycoplasma arthritidis genome contains:
- a CDS encoding deoxycytidylate deaminase — translated: MNNNDNYVIDWDKYFMSLAKLSAMRSKDPSTKVGACIVNTKNYIVSLGYNGMPTSFNNTKINNDTQFPWDRPSNKDDIINSKYTYVVHAEQNAIINANITSSHIEPGSTLYVTHSPCAMCAKLVVQSKIKKVVYAEAYRSEADEFKASQLILTTFGVEIVKMPNFEINFKELE